DNA from Candidatus Cloacimonas acidaminovorans str. Evry:
GTTGGCTCATAACTCAACCCCAGGAATATGCTCTACAACGGAAAAGGGTTTATTATTTATCGCTGGAATATTTAATTGGTCGCTCTTTAGGCAATGCCATTCTCAATCTTGATATTCAAAAGCAAAGCATTAAAGCACTTACCGAAAACGGTTTTGATCTTTCTCTGCTTAGTGAATTGGAATGGGATGCCGGTTTGGGAAATGGAGGTTTGGGTCGTCTTGCTGCCTGTTTTTTAGATTCTATGGCAACTTTGAAAATTCCTGCTTATGGCTATGGTATCCGTTATGAATATGGTATTTTCTTTCAACATATTATTAATGGTGAACAAGTTGAAACACCTGATAACTGGTTGCGTTATGGTTCTGTTTGGGAAATTGCGCGTCCTGCTCGTCTTTTTCCTGTTTATTTTGGTGGCATAGTGAAAGAAGAAATTCTTGAAGATGGCAGTAAAAAAATGCGTTGGATTCCTGAAGAAACGGTAATGGCTATGGCTTATGACTATTTAGTACCCGGGTTTCAAAACAACTATGTGAATACCTTACGCTTATGGAGCGCTAAAAGTACGCGTGAATTTAATTTGGCATATTTTAATGAAGGTGATTATATGCAAGCAGTGGCAGACAAGAATCATAGCGAAATGATTGCCAAAGTGCTCTATCCTAATGATAACAAAATGCAGGGTAAGGAATTACGGTTTAGGCAGGAGTATTTTTTTGTCAGCGCTACTTTGCAGGATATTTTACGCCGGTTTCTAAAAAAGGAAAGTGACTTGCGTAAACTTCCTGAAAAAGCTGCCATTCAGCTTAATGATACTCATCCTGCTATTGCTGTTGCCGAATTGATGAGAATTTTAGTGGATGAAAGAAACCTGCCCTGGGAAATTGCCTGGGAAATTACTCAACAATGTATGGCTTTTACGAATCATACCATTTTGCCTGAAGCGCTGGAAAAATGGCAGGTGCTTCTCTTTGAAAAGTTATTACCCCGGCATTTACAAATTATCTATGAAATCAATGAGCGTTTTCTTTCCTCTATAAGGATTACAGGTTTATACGATGACGATTTTATTAGTCGGGTTTCCTTGATTGAAGAAGAGCCCGTAAAAAGCATTCGTATGGCAAATTTGGCTATAGTTGGTTCGCATAGTGTAAACGGTGTTTCGGAACTACATACTGATATTTTGAAACATCTGATTTTTAAGGATTTTTATGCTCTCTGGAAAGATAAATTTAACAGTAAAACCAACGGTATAACACCTCGCAGATGGTTAATGCTTTGCAATCCGCTTTTAAGTGAATTGATTACTCAGGCAATCGGCTCTGCCTGGAAAACAGACCTTAAAGAACTTGCCAAATTGAATAAATATAAGAATGATAGCACCTTTTTGGAAGACCTGGGAGAAGTTAAAAGGCAAAATAAACTGGAATTCTGCAAGTATTACGAAGACCTGCATAAACGCAAGCTGAATCCGGAATCCATCTTTGACTTTCAGGCAAAACGCATTCATGAATATAAACGCCAGCACTTGAATGCCTTGGGTATTATCCATCTCATAAATCAAATTCGGGATGGAAAAACCCCTTATCCTCAAAGTTTCTTCTTTGCAGGAAAAGCAGCTCCTGGCTACTTTATTGCTAAATTGATTATTCGTTTTATTTGTGCCTTAAGTGATTATATAGAAAAGGATAAAGAGCTTTCCCGTTACTTAAGTGTTATCTTTTTACCCAATTATCGCGTAACTTTGGCAGAAAGAATTATGCCCCCGGCAGAAATTTCCCGTCAAATTTCTCTTGCCGGAACTGAAGCTTCCGGAACAGGAAATATGAAATTTGCTCTCAATGGAGCTCTTACTATTGGAACTTTGGATGGTGCCAATATAGAAATTCGGGAAGCAGTCGGAGAAGAAAATTTCTTCCTCTTCGGAATGACCGCTGCCGAAGTGAAAAATTTAAAAGAAAGCGGTTACCACCCATACGAAATGATGCGTCAAAATGAAGATATTAAACGCATTTTTGATTTTATTGAGTCCGATATTCTGAATCCTTTAAATCCCGGACTTTTTACTCCCTTAACGGATTTGCTTTTGTATCAGGGAGATAAATATTGTCTAATTGCTGATCTGCCTGATTTTATAAGAGTTAATGCTGAAGCCGTAAAGGTCTATCAAGATAAACAACAATGGAATAGAATGTCTTTAGCCAATATTGCTAATATGGGAAAATTTTCTTCCGATGAAACTATAAAAGGATATGCAAAAGATATTTGGGGAGTTTGAAGAATAAAAAATGAAGAATGAATATCACAAGCAAACCCGTTTTCAAAAAGTATTCTTAGGGACAAAGCATAAGAATAAAGGTTTTAATTAGCCACGGAATATACCGAAAAAATATATAAATAACAAGATAAGTTGTTCACTACCTGATAATTAAATTCATTTTTAATTTTTCATTCTTCATTTTTAGCCCAATACCATTCCTACAATAGCTGCTCCGATAAGCAAATAGAAAGGATTGAGCTTAAATTTCCAGCTCGCTATAAAAGATGCAGTAAATACCAAAACGGAGAAAAGGTCACGAAAAGCATCTCCTGCAACCATTATTAAAGCGGCGGCAATTAATCCCAAGGATAACAGACGCAGTTTCTTAAAGATATTCTTGAACCAGGGTTGATTTTTAAGCTTGATATAGGTTAGCGTTATGAGAGTCATAATAATCAGTGAAGGGGAAATAACTCCTAAAGTAGAAAGAACGGAACCTACAAAACCCCCTTTTTGATAACCTATAAAAGTAGCTGCATTGATAGCTATAGGTCCCGGTGTCATTTGTGAAATAGCTACAATATCCATAAACTGGGAATGGGTAATCCAGGCATTTTTTAATACTACTTCTTGATTTATCATTGCCAAAATGGCATATCCACCACCAAAACTGAAAAGCCCAATCTTGAAAAAAGTCAGGAACAGCTGAAAATAAATCATAATTTTTGTTTTTTTAATCCCTGATAAACAGCAAAGGCAATAGTGATTAGAATCAAATAAACAGGACTTATCTTTAAAAAACCAACTAAAATAGCAACGCTAAGAGGAAACCAAAAATTGGATAGAGTTAATCCGCTTTGTCTGCTCATTTGAATTAAGGGAACCGCTATTAAAGCTACAACTGCAGGACGCAAGGAATGAAATGCCTTTTGAACTAAAGTAATTTCGGCAAACTGTTGAAACAGCATAGCAATAATAAGAATAATGATAAAAGACGGCAGAATTGTAGCTAAAACAGCAATTGCCATTCCTTTACCTTTTGCCAGATGGTAGCCAATATAAATACTTAAGTTGATGGCTATAGGTCCCGGACAGCTTTGTGCTGCAGAAAGTCCATCCCAAAATTCATCTTCGGTAAGCCAGTTATTTTTTTGGCAGACCTCTCTTTTAATTAGAGGAATCATTGCATAAGCACCGCCAATGGTAAAAGCGCCTATTTTGAAGAAAGTGAAGAATATTTTAAGAAGCATCTTCAATGTTTACTGATATAATCCTGCACTAAAGCCACAAGTTCATTTACTAAAAATGCCTCTGGAACTTTTTTCAAGACCTTGCCTTCTGCAAAAAGCAATCCTTCTTTGATGCCTCCCGCAATGCCAAAATCTGCCTCTTTAGCTTCTCCGGGTCCGTTTACGGCACAACCCATAACAGCAATAGTTAAAGGATAGTTGTTATAGGGCTCAAGTGCTTTTTCCACTTCGGTAGCTAATTTAATCAGGTCTATTCTTGTTCGTCCGCAGGTAGGACAGGATATAATATTTAATCCTTTGCGTAAACCCAAAGAGGTCAATATTTCTTTGGCAACTTTCACTTCCTGAACCGGCTTATCCGTTAAAGAAACCCTTATCGTATCTCCAATCCCTTCTTCTAAAAGGATTCCCAAAGCAATGGAACTTTTTATAGAACCCCGAAAAACAGTTCCTGCTTCGGTAATTCCAAGATGTAACGGATAATCGCAAACACTGCTTAAAAGGCGGTAACTTTCCAATGTTAAAGGAATTGAGGATGCCTTCACGGAAACCTTAATCTCATAGTAAGAAAGCTCTTCCAAAATTCTTATATGCCGTAAAGCCGATTCCACCATTGCCTTAGCGCTAACTCCATATTTTTGCAGTAAATCCTTAGGTAGAGAACCGCTATTTACTCCAATGCGAATAGGAATTTTTCGTTCTTTGGCTGAAGCAACCAATGCTTTCACACCTTCAATTTTCCCTATATTTCCAGGATTGATGCGCAGTCCGTCAATACCATTTTCCATAGCTGCAAGGGCTAAACGGTAATTAAAATGAATATCTGCTACTAAAGGAGCTTGGGCAATTTTTTTCAGGTCTTTAATTGCCTTGGCATCATCTAAATCCATTACTGCACAACGAATTATGTCACAACCGACGGATTCCAGTTCCTGAATTTGTTGAATGGCATTTTCCCGGTCGGAGGTTTTCACTGAAAGCATTGATTGAATGCTTACAGGTGCACCTCCACCTATAGGAATATTTCCTAATTGAATACGCCTTGTATTTTTGCGCTTGATTTCCTGCATCTTGTTCTCACCTTGTTTGTTACTGCTATTTTAAATAATTAGAAGATGTTG
Protein-coding regions in this window:
- the ispG gene encoding flavodoxin-dependent (E)-4-hydroxy-3-methylbut-2-enyl-diphosphate synthase, translating into MQEIKRKNTRRIQLGNIPIGGGAPVSIQSMLSVKTSDRENAIQQIQELESVGCDIIRCAVMDLDDAKAIKDLKKIAQAPLVADIHFNYRLALAAMENGIDGLRINPGNIGKIEGVKALVASAKERKIPIRIGVNSGSLPKDLLQKYGVSAKAMVESALRHIRILEELSYYEIKVSVKASSIPLTLESYRLLSSVCDYPLHLGITEAGTVFRGSIKSSIALGILLEEGIGDTIRVSLTDKPVQEVKVAKEILTSLGLRKGLNIISCPTCGRTRIDLIKLATEVEKALEPYNNYPLTIAVMGCAVNGPGEAKEADFGIAGGIKEGLLFAEGKVLKKVPEAFLVNELVALVQDYISKH
- a CDS encoding chromate transporter codes for the protein MLLKIFFTFFKIGAFTIGGAYAMIPLIKREVCQKNNWLTEDEFWDGLSAAQSCPGPIAINLSIYIGYHLAKGKGMAIAVLATILPSFIIILIIAMLFQQFAEITLVQKAFHSLRPAVVALIAVPLIQMSRQSGLTLSNFWFPLSVAILVGFLKISPVYLILITIAFAVYQGLKKQKL
- a CDS encoding glycogen/starch/alpha-glucan phosphorylase, producing the protein MNKAFCEKLSHLSIEGTAEEIVHRFIEHLKFDLGKDEFSATPYDCYVSFASAVKDILMDRWLITQPQEYALQRKRVYYLSLEYLIGRSLGNAILNLDIQKQSIKALTENGFDLSLLSELEWDAGLGNGGLGRLAACFLDSMATLKIPAYGYGIRYEYGIFFQHIINGEQVETPDNWLRYGSVWEIARPARLFPVYFGGIVKEEILEDGSKKMRWIPEETVMAMAYDYLVPGFQNNYVNTLRLWSAKSTREFNLAYFNEGDYMQAVADKNHSEMIAKVLYPNDNKMQGKELRFRQEYFFVSATLQDILRRFLKKESDLRKLPEKAAIQLNDTHPAIAVAELMRILVDERNLPWEIAWEITQQCMAFTNHTILPEALEKWQVLLFEKLLPRHLQIIYEINERFLSSIRITGLYDDDFISRVSLIEEEPVKSIRMANLAIVGSHSVNGVSELHTDILKHLIFKDFYALWKDKFNSKTNGITPRRWLMLCNPLLSELITQAIGSAWKTDLKELAKLNKYKNDSTFLEDLGEVKRQNKLEFCKYYEDLHKRKLNPESIFDFQAKRIHEYKRQHLNALGIIHLINQIRDGKTPYPQSFFFAGKAAPGYFIAKLIIRFICALSDYIEKDKELSRYLSVIFLPNYRVTLAERIMPPAEISRQISLAGTEASGTGNMKFALNGALTIGTLDGANIEIREAVGEENFFLFGMTAAEVKNLKESGYHPYEMMRQNEDIKRIFDFIESDILNPLNPGLFTPLTDLLLYQGDKYCLIADLPDFIRVNAEAVKVYQDKQQWNRMSLANIANMGKFSSDETIKGYAKDIWGV
- a CDS encoding chromate transporter; this encodes MIYFQLFLTFFKIGLFSFGGGYAILAMINQEVVLKNAWITHSQFMDIVAISQMTPGPIAINAATFIGYQKGGFVGSVLSTLGVISPSLIIMTLITLTYIKLKNQPWFKNIFKKLRLLSLGLIAAALIMVAGDAFRDLFSVLVFTASFIASWKFKLNPFYLLIGAAIVGMVLG